TGACGAGGGCGTCTGCCACGCCGTTGCGTTGACCGGGACTCTCCAAATTCTGGGTCGGTTACCCTCGGTAATCCTCGCCGTTCTGGCTTCGAGCGACGGAACGGAGCCATTCCTCAAGGGCGGCTTGCATCGCGGCTGAGCGTTCCGGCTCCTTGGCGAGCAGGTCGTTCGCTTCCCTGGGATCGGCGTCCAGGTTGTAGAGTTCGTAGGTCAGCTTGCCGTCCTTCGGGTTCTCGATCCGGTGGAACTTCCAGGAGCCGTCCAGCCACGCGGAGTGGCCCGGGAATCGGTCGAGCGGGAACGGCTTGTGGATCTCGGCCGCGTCGGCGTGAAGCCTTTCCGGATCATCGGGCTCCTTGCCGGCGCTCTGGGACGCATAAAGCTCTTCCATCCATTTCTTGGCCGGCACCAGGAGGCCGGCCGTCGGATAGTCCCAGAAGCCGATCGGCTTCGGGCGCGTCTCGGTTCGGCCCTCGATCAGCGGGACCAGGCTGACGCCGTCGAGCGGGCGCGTGGGATCGACCTTCACCCCGGCGAGTTCGAGTACGGTGGGGAAGATGTCGGACGTGACGCACGGGGTCTTCACGGTCCGAGGCGCCTTGACCCGCTCGGGCCATTCCAGCAGAGCGGGGACGAGGAGGCCCCCTTCGTAAACCTTCCCCTTGGCGCCGCGTCGGCCGCCCGACGAGCCGACGGCGGGCAGCGCGCCGTTGTCGCTGGAGAACAGCAGGACGGTGTTGTCGCGGATGCCGAGTTCGCGGATCTCATTCCGGAGACGCCCGAAGGCGCGGTCCATCGCGGTCAACTCGCCCAGGTAGTTCTGCTGGGCCTTCGGCATGCCGGCGTAGGGGAGCCGATCGGCTTCGAGCGGTTCGTGCGGGTCGTGGGGCGACCCGAACCAGACCACGGCGAGAAACCGCTGCTTCTCCGCCACGGAAGCCCGGATGAACTTCAGGGCCACGTCCACGGTCACGTCGGAGCTGTCTCCCTGGTGCGGGACGGCCTTGCCCCCTTCGCTGAGGATCGGATCCAGGTCGAAGTAGTTGGGCGACGACGCCCAGACGTCGAATCCGCTGGCGCCGGGGCTGACCGGACTCGCCGCCTGAACCGAACCCAGGTGCCACTTGCCGAAATGCCCGGTCCGGTATCCGGCCTGCTTGAGCGCCTCGGCGATGGTCAATTCCTGCGGACGGATCGGATATCCCCACTGGAAGCAACCGTACCGATTGGGGGTCCGACCCGTCAGCACGCTCCCGCGCGTCGGAGAGCAGACGGGGGCCGCCGAGTGAAACCCGTCGAACCGGAGCCCCTCGCGGGCCAGGGCGTCGAAGTTGGGCGTCTGGAGTCGGGGTCGGCCGTAATAACCCATGTCGCCCCAGCCCTGGTCGTCGGACATCACCAGGACGAAGTTAGGCGGCTCGGCGGCTCGGACCGAGCCGATCAGAAGAACCCCCAGAAGCAGCGTCGACGACAAGAGCAGCCGCCCCTTGCACACGTCAATTCTTGATTTCATGTCAAACTTTCCGCTTCTCACCTGAGTCCTCGGAGCGACGCCAGGGCGATCATATCCGATCGAAAGCCGGGACGGACCCTCTCAAGCGGTTCCCGTTCGGATTGTCTGGGTGGCCATGTCTTCCACCGGATTCACCGTGCGGCCCATCCCGAGTTCGACCGCGCATGAAAAAACCGCGGCCCGCCCCTGGGGGAGCGGACCGCGGCGAGTCGTGATCGGGGCGTATCGGTCGCCGGTCAGACCGTGGCGGTCGGGTCCGGGGCGGGGGGGGTGTAGTCGCCGCCTCGGGGGATGGCGTTGAACTGGTCGGCGCCGATGATCGTGAGCATGGCCGGGGTCAGGTTGAGCTGGGTCGCGACGGGGGTCGAGATCCAGTGCCGCTGACCGCCGTTGTACTCGGCCAGTTCGCCGGTCTGGTTGTTCTGGAGGTACATGCCGTCGGCGAAGTAGTCCGCCCCCTGGTTCACGGCGTTGTACTGCGAGGCCGAGACCGAAATCAGGTCGGTCGCCTTCAGCCCCAGTTTGGAGGCCACCGGCGACGAGACCACCCCGCGCTGGCCGTCCTGGTAGCGGGAGATCTCGCCGGTCTCCTGGTTCTGAATGTAGACGCCGTTGGGGAAGTAATCCTTGCCCTGCGAGACCCCGTTGAACTGGGTCGGGCTGATGACGACGAGCTGGCTCGGCTGGATGTTCAGCCGCTGGGCGACCGGCACGGAGATCCAGTGCCGCTGGCCCGAGAAATAGATGTCGATCTCGCCGGTCTGCTGGTTCTGGATCAGCGTCCGCTCGGGGAAGTAGTCGTCCCCCTTGGAGGTCGCGCCGTACTGCGCGGCGGGGATCGTGGCGACGTCGTTCACGCCGACGTTCAGGTAGTTCAGGACGGGGGTGGAGACGACGTGGAAGGTCCCGCCGGAGTACCGGCTGATCTCGCCCGTCTGGTCGCTGCGGACGAAGATCCCCTCAGGGTAGTAGTCCGGCCCCTTCGGCACCGCGTTGAAGTCGTCGTTCGTCACCGACGTCGTCTTGTCCGTCGTCAGCCCCATCTTGGCCGCGACCGGCGGCGAGATCAGCCCGCGCTTGCCGCCGCTGTAGTATCCCAGCTCCCCCGTCTGCTCGTTCCGAATGATCGTCCCATCGGCGAACGTGGGCGCGGTCGGCGTGGTGGGAGTCGTTGGGGTCGTCGGCGTGGTCGTGGTCGTCGTGGGGTCGGTCGACGTGGTCGTCGTGGGATCGGTCGTGGTGGTTGTGGTCGTCGTGGTGGGATCCGTGGTCGTGGTGGAGGGCGTGGACGGGGTCGTCGTGGTGGGCGGCGTGGTGGTGGTCGTCGTGGTGGTTGTGGTCGTCGTGGTGGTCTGGGTCGGGGTCGACGGCTTGACGGTCGGCCCGTTGGGGCGGGTGACGTTGGTCCACGAGCCGATCGCGCCGGGGCGGGTGACCGGGCGATTTGGGGTAGTCGTCGTGGTCGTGGTCGGCTTCGTGGCCGTATTCGTCGTGGTCGACGGGGTCGTGGAGGCCGTCGACGCCGTCTGGGTGGCTGGGGTGGTCGTCGTGGTTGAGGCCGTCGTGGTCGGGTAGGTGACCGTGGGGCTGATCGTGGGATTGACGGTCGGGTTGGAGGTCGAGCCGCCGACGTTGATCGTCGGGTTGACGTTGATCGTCGGCGAGATGTTCACGCGCATCCCGCCGCGGGCTCGCAGGCGGTTGGCGCCCACGCCGAGGTTGGTGGTCCGGGCGGCGGCCTGGGCCCGGAGCGCGGCGGCCTGGGCACGCTGCTGCTGAAGAGCCTGCGCCTTGCCGAGCTTCGCGGTCGACTGCTGGTGGATCAGCGCAGCGGACTGTCGGAGCCGAAGCGGGCGGGCCGCGGACAGCAAGAGACGGCCTTCCAGGTCCTCAAGGGTCGTCCGAAATTCCACCTTGCGACGCTTGGCGTTGCGAGCCTGGCCGCCCGCAAGTTCCTCGTGCGACATGAGTTCCCTCGCCCTTCCGATCCCTGGCCGACCCCGGCTCGAATCCCGGCGGGCCGTCTCCACGGCCCTGCAACCGGCGCCATCGGCATATTCGCACCCGAGTCTGTCCAACCTGAATCGGCGAGAACGCGGAGCGGCTTGAGGAATTCGCGCGCGCTTTCATCGCTCCAACCCGATCGATCGCACCTCCTCGTGGATGGTCGTCACCCGCTTGCCGCCAATGAAACCGCATCTCGTCCCCTCTCCCCCCGGGAGAGGGCAGCCGCGCAGCGGCGGGTGAGGGTCGTCGGATTTCGGAGGGCATGTCGGTCAAGTTTGGGACCGTAACGGCCTTCCCCCCTCGCGGTAGAAGGTGGCCGCTCAGGAGTTGTCGGTTGTCGGTTGCCATTGAGGATCTGGCTGAAAACTGAGAACCGGCAACTGAGAACTCTTTAGCGGTCGTCCCCCTCATCTGACCGCTTCGCGATCTATCTTCCCCGCGAGGGGGGAAGACTGTTCGCCCCTCCGCGACGCTCGATCCGAAATCCGACGACCCTCACCCGGCCCTTCGGGCACCCTCTCCCGGCGGGAGAGGGGACTTGGGTAAGCTCGCGAGCTTCCTCGAACCAGGCCGCGATCCCGGGAATCTTTCCAGCCGGCGTACAGAGACGCACGGCGGAGTCCACATTGAGAATAGAGGGGGGTTGAATCCCGGCTCTTTCTCAATTCGGATTCGGAGGGGAGTCGAGCGAGATCAACTCGTGTTTCTCGCCGAACGAAGCCAACGGCGAAACGCCGTAAGGCCCAAAACGACAACGCGTTGCCGAGCATCGGGCGAACAGCGTGCACAACAATCGAAGCCAATGCCGCGAGCGGACGCGGCTCAGGCGTTGGGGATCAGGTAGCCCAGGTGGTGGGCGCAGTGGATGATCTGCATGCGGTTGGCGTCCTCGCGAGACGCCTGGCCGAACAGGGGGGAGGGGAGATAATCGCCTTCGTGGGCCTGGAACCGCTCGACGGCGCGGCGGAAGCGGGCGAGGGCTTCGGCCTCGTCGCCGCCGGGGGAGGGGACGGTCGCCGGCATCGTGGGCGCGCCGCCGGGCATCTCGCCGGTCGCCAGCGTCTTGCGGAGCATCGCCGGCGCGACCGTGTTCCGAACCACGAACATCACCGCCCGCAGCGCCGTCGGCGGTTTCGGAAAACCGTCGACGGGGAACGTCAGCCAGTCCGCCAGATGGCCGCAGACCTGCGACAAATCCCACTTCCCAAGCCGGCGGTAGCCCCCAGCATGCAGAGCCTCGGCCTCGCGGACGGCGTCCTGGAGGTCCTGGAATTTCAGGCGGCGGCGTTCGGTGGCGGTCGACATCGGGAGGTCCTCGGGGTGCGACGGCAGCGTTTCGATTATGGCGATCGACGGCCGCCTTTTGATAGGAGTGATCCTCGGGCGCCCTGGCCACACTCGCGTGGCCAGGAACCGGCGTAGGATGACGGCGAGAGCGTCGCCGATCGCGGACGACTTCGGTTCGGTCCATAACGGCCTTCCCCCCTCGCGGGGGAAGGTGGCCGCAAAGCGGCCGGATGAGGGGGGATCGGCGTCGCTCTCAAAAACCATGCTTCGGACGCGAATCCGACGGCGGTCGTCCCCCTCATCTGATCGCTGCGCGATCTATCTTCCCCCGCGAGGGGGGAAGACCGTTTGCCACCATCCGGACCATAACGGCCTTTCCCGGCGAGAGGGGAAATGGCCGTTGAGGTTCGGAATGCGGATGTCCTGGATTGCTCGTTTCGTCCACGAACGCGCTTGACGGGGT
This DNA window, taken from Paludisphaera rhizosphaerae, encodes the following:
- a CDS encoding DUF1569 domain-containing protein, with amino-acid sequence MSTATERRRLKFQDLQDAVREAEALHAGGYRRLGKWDLSQVCGHLADWLTFPVDGFPKPPTALRAVMFVVRNTVAPAMLRKTLATGEMPGGAPTMPATVPSPGGDEAEALARFRRAVERFQAHEGDYLPSPLFGQASREDANRMQIIHCAHHLGYLIPNA
- a CDS encoding sulfatase family protein; the protein is MKSRIDVCKGRLLLSSTLLLGVLLIGSVRAAEPPNFVLVMSDDQGWGDMGYYGRPRLQTPNFDALAREGLRFDGFHSAAPVCSPTRGSVLTGRTPNRYGCFQWGYPIRPQELTIAEALKQAGYRTGHFGKWHLGSVQAASPVSPGASGFDVWASSPNYFDLDPILSEGGKAVPHQGDSSDVTVDVALKFIRASVAEKQRFLAVVWFGSPHDPHEPLEADRLPYAGMPKAQQNYLGELTAMDRAFGRLRNEIRELGIRDNTVLLFSSDNGALPAVGSSGGRRGAKGKVYEGGLLVPALLEWPERVKAPRTVKTPCVTSDIFPTVLELAGVKVDPTRPLDGVSLVPLIEGRTETRPKPIGFWDYPTAGLLVPAKKWMEELYASQSAGKEPDDPERLHADAAEIHKPFPLDRFPGHSAWLDGSWKFHRIENPKDGKLTYELYNLDADPREANDLLAKEPERSAAMQAALEEWLRSVARSQNGEDYRG